Proteins from a genomic interval of Ensifer canadensis:
- a CDS encoding 4-aminobutyrate--2-oxoglutarate transaminase encodes MTSLTDRKNAAISRGVGMTTQIYADRAENAEIWDKEGNRYIDFASGIAVVNTGHRHPKVIAAVKAQLDRFTHTCHQVVPYETYVHLAERLNALAPGDFAKKTIFVTTGAEAVENAVKIARAATGRQAVIAFGGGFHGRTFMGMALTGKVVPYKVGFGAMPGDVFHAPFPIELHGVTVDQSLAALKKLFAADVDPGRVAAIIIEPVQGEGGFYPAPPTFMKALREICDQHGILLIADEVQTGFARTGKMFAMDHHEVAPDLMTMAKSLAGGFPLAAVTGRAEIMDAPAPGGLGGTYGGNPLGIAAAHAVLDVIAEENLCERAELLGGRLKQRLAAIREQAPEIVDIRGPGFMNAVEFNDVKTNLPSADFANKVRLIALDKGLILLTCGVHGNVIRFLAPITIQDNVFAEALDILEASILEARG; translated from the coding sequence ATGACTAGCCTCACCGATCGTAAGAACGCTGCCATTTCCCGCGGCGTCGGCATGACCACGCAGATCTACGCCGACCGTGCGGAGAACGCCGAAATCTGGGACAAGGAAGGCAACCGCTACATCGACTTTGCCTCGGGCATTGCAGTCGTCAACACCGGCCACCGCCACCCGAAGGTGATCGCCGCCGTCAAGGCGCAGCTCGATCGCTTCACCCACACCTGCCATCAGGTCGTGCCCTACGAGACCTATGTGCATCTCGCCGAACGCCTCAATGCGCTTGCGCCCGGCGACTTCGCCAAGAAGACGATCTTCGTCACGACCGGCGCGGAAGCCGTTGAAAATGCAGTGAAGATCGCCCGCGCGGCGACTGGCCGCCAGGCCGTGATCGCGTTCGGCGGCGGCTTCCATGGCCGGACCTTCATGGGCATGGCGCTCACCGGCAAGGTGGTCCCGTACAAGGTCGGCTTCGGCGCCATGCCGGGCGACGTCTTCCACGCCCCCTTCCCGATCGAGCTGCACGGCGTCACCGTCGACCAGTCGCTGGCGGCGCTGAAGAAGCTCTTTGCCGCCGATGTCGATCCGGGTCGCGTGGCCGCAATCATCATCGAGCCGGTGCAGGGCGAAGGCGGTTTCTACCCGGCTCCGCCGACCTTCATGAAGGCGCTGCGCGAAATCTGCGACCAGCACGGCATCCTCTTGATTGCCGACGAAGTTCAGACCGGCTTTGCCCGGACGGGCAAGATGTTTGCCATGGACCATCATGAGGTCGCGCCCGACCTGATGACGATGGCAAAGAGCCTTGCCGGCGGCTTCCCGCTCGCTGCCGTCACCGGCCGTGCCGAGATCATGGACGCACCGGCGCCGGGCGGCCTTGGCGGCACCTATGGCGGCAACCCGCTCGGCATCGCCGCCGCGCATGCCGTACTCGACGTCATCGCGGAAGAGAACCTCTGCGAACGTGCCGAACTGCTCGGCGGTCGTCTGAAGCAGCGCCTCGCCGCAATCCGCGAACAGGCGCCCGAGATCGTCGACATCCGCGGCCCCGGCTTCATGAACGCCGTGGAATTCAACGATGTGAAGACCAATCTGCCGAGCGCCGACTTTGCCAACAAGGTGCGCCTGATTGCGCTCGACAAGGGTCTGATCCTGCTGACCTGCGGCGTGCACGGCAACGTCATCCGTTTCCTCGCGCCGATCACCATCCAGGACAACGTCTTTGCCGAGGCGCTCGACATCCTTGAGGCATCGATCCTCGAAGCACGCGGTTGA
- a CDS encoding cupin domain-containing protein → MGGVRYKVAEAARLAGVSASTLRLWETQGLVVPERSPTGHRQYTEGDLARLKRISWFRVERGLNPAAIREALEAEAAGDDDAPAPGESGLDNQVGRKLRSLRHAAGQTLEQVAGDVGIAASVLSTLERTSQGVSVAVLHNIAEYFGSTVSSLSGEEETDGRAVVRAGEWRTWPKTTPGVTVQLLADGRNQMDCHRFVLEPGASSEGAYRHEGEEFVYVLSGRVEFILDSDQFYDLSAGDSLYFESKRRHAWTNRHDGETVLLWINTPPTF, encoded by the coding sequence ATGGGCGGCGTGCGCTACAAGGTTGCCGAGGCTGCACGGCTGGCGGGTGTATCCGCCTCGACGCTCCGATTGTGGGAAACCCAAGGACTGGTCGTGCCCGAGCGCTCACCGACGGGCCACCGGCAATACACCGAAGGCGATCTCGCCCGGCTGAAACGCATTTCCTGGTTCCGGGTCGAGCGCGGTCTCAATCCCGCGGCCATCAGGGAAGCGCTCGAAGCGGAAGCGGCCGGGGACGACGACGCGCCCGCACCGGGCGAAAGCGGTCTCGACAATCAGGTCGGTCGCAAGCTGCGCAGTCTGCGGCATGCCGCCGGCCAGACTCTCGAACAGGTCGCAGGCGACGTCGGCATTGCCGCTTCTGTCCTCTCGACGCTCGAGAGAACCTCGCAGGGCGTGTCTGTCGCTGTTCTGCACAACATCGCCGAATATTTCGGGTCGACGGTATCGAGCCTGTCGGGCGAAGAGGAGACCGATGGTCGAGCCGTTGTCCGTGCGGGAGAATGGCGCACCTGGCCGAAGACGACGCCCGGTGTCACCGTGCAGCTTTTGGCCGACGGTCGCAACCAGATGGATTGCCATCGCTTCGTGCTGGAGCCGGGTGCTTCGAGCGAAGGCGCCTATCGGCATGAAGGCGAGGAATTCGTCTATGTGCTTTCGGGGCGTGTCGAGTTCATTCTCGACAGCGATCAGTTTTACGACCTGAGCGCCGGCGATTCGCTCTACTTCGAAAGCAAACGCCGCCATGCGTGGACCAACCGGCATGACGGCGAAACGGTTCTTCTCTGGATCAACACGCCGCCGACGTTCTAA